From the Candidatus Hinthialibacter antarcticus genome, the window AGCCAAACGTACCTTGACCAAGGCTGACAAGTTTTTCGCCGCTGTGGTTTATACCAACTAAGTTTTGGTTGGTCGAACCGGCCGCATCAGCGTTTACCCGGCCAAAGACATCGACGAAGACCTGGTAGTTGCCCGAAAATTCCTGGTTGGTATACACGTTCAAAAACGAACCCGCATTATTTTCAAACATGAAATTCGCTGACATCCATAATGCGATGGTGTCTCCATCCGTCGAGTTTGGCGCAGGCGGAATCCCATCGCCGATGCCGTCAACGTCAACGCTGTAGTCATAGGCAAAGCGGGCTTCGTTGTCCATTCCCGTATCAGGGCGGTCCAGCTGAAGCACTGAATAGTTGCCTGACGTATCCGTGTTGAAGTTGTCCTCATAAACCACTTCTTGTGCGGAAACGGTCAGCGACATCGCCAACCCCATCACCGCGGCTAAATACAGTTTTCTCATTTTCATCCGAACTACCTCCATTGAAATTAGATATAACTTTCTGCATCCGCGTTTGCGGTTACATTTGGTTTAGGTAATACGCCTCTTACTTCAACGCCGCCGGGATATCTTTCACTGTCTGATATTTTTGTGAAATGATGATGTTGCCAAAACTAAGAACTCCGTTTGTGGTGTCATAAATGCGGACGCCGTAGGTCCCATTTGCGTAAGTTTTGTCGGGCCCGTACGACAACGCCCGCCAAGTCCCATAGAAATCTTCCATATAATCAGGAAACAAAATGTGATCGGTCAGCATCTTCAAATTGTGATAGGTATAATAGAGTTCGTCGTTACGTTGGGTTTCTTCATCCCACTGGTCGACGAACGGGTCGGGCAGCAATCCCGACGATAAATACGCCACCGGCGTAGTAAGATTAAAACGCATGTACCCATAGGTGGTGTCGCTGTTGGTCATGCTTGGGTTGGTGCTGGGCGGCGGCGCATTGTTATCGAGAGTGTACATCTCAATCGCGGTCGCCATCGAGCGTAAATCTGACTGGGCGCGCGCCACTTTCGCTTTAATCTGCGCGTTTAAAAAATTCGGCACTGCAATTGCAGCGAGAATTCCAATAATTGCGACGACAATCAGCAACTCAATCAAGGTAAAACCTGGTGTTTTTCTCAATGAAGAAAGCATTCGAATTCATCAATCCTTTCAAATACAATCGTTCTAACCGTTTAAAAGCTATGCACTATGCTTAAAAACCGACAGAAAAGTGTGGATTTTTTAACTGGTTATAACTTTGGGTGTAGATTCAACGGTGGAGAAAAATCAATATTCCTACATATTAGTAGAATATTAGGACGATTCCGGTGAATTTGTAGCCCAAAGTATCATTTTTGTTAGAATTATATGGCAATTCTCATACCGCTTTACAAGCCACCCGACAAAAGGGCTTGAAAGCCCGCACTGAAGCGAGCAGAGTTGTACCCATACCTAATGCAACGAAATAAAACAAATTTCCAATTTACGGAAGAACCTAAACAAATGGCTTTGAATCGTACGTATCGGTTTCGCATTATTCTTGCGCTATGCGCAATTGTTCTATCTCAATCGAACATCCTGGCGCAAGAGGTTTCCTTCGAGTCGATCCAACCCGATTGGGTCGCGCTTGATTTCCCCGAGCTCGCCCAGCGCGCGCCGTCAGACATTGTTGATGACCTTCGCCG encodes:
- a CDS encoding prepilin-type N-terminal cleavage/methylation domain-containing protein; its protein translation is MLSSLRKTPGFTLIELLIVVAIIGILAAIAVPNFLNAQIKAKVARAQSDLRSMATAIEMYTLDNNAPPPSTNPSMTNSDTTYGYMRFNLTTPVAYLSSGLLPDPFVDQWDEETQRNDELYYTYHNLKMLTDHILFPDYMEDFYGTWRALSYGPDKTYANGTYGVRIYDTTNGVLSFGNIIISQKYQTVKDIPAALK